The following is a genomic window from Thermodesulfobacteriota bacterium.
CCTGAGCTCCGGTATGTGGAAGGCCATGCCCATGTGGGTCTGTGCTATGGATTCCACGCTCACCACGGCCCTGGTCTCGGTCTGCGGGGGTTCGACCGGCCGGGGGGTATGCGGGTCGGATCCCTTATTGAAGCCCTTGAAGGACTCTTTTATCTCGGCAAGGGCTTCTTCTCCGTCGAAGTCCCCCACCACCACGAGCGTCATGTTGTTCGGGACGTACCACTTACCGAAGAACTCCAGTATGTAGTCCCTCGTAAGGGCTTCGACCGTCTCCCTGGACCCTATGACATGTCTCTTGTACGGGTGGGTGGTGTAGGCGGTCTCGAGGATCGTCTTGTAGAGCTTCCTTCCAGGGTTGTCCTCGCCCATGCGTATCTCTTCGAGCACCACCTGGAGCTCCTTTTTGAGCTCGACGGGGTCGAACGTCGAGTTCCGTATGGCGTCGCTCATTATGTCCAGCCCGGCGGAGAAGAAGCGGCTCGCCACCGCGAGGTGGTAGACCGTGTTGTCGTAGGAGGTGTAGGCGTTCACGTAACCCCCGGCCCCCTCGACCTCTTTGGCTATCTCCCCGACCCCACGTTTTTCGGTGCCCTTGAAGAGCATGTGCTCGAAGACGTGCGCTATGCCGGCCTCTTTTTCCTTTTCGTCCGCGCTGCCCACGCGTACCCACATCTGGAAGGCCGCCACCGGCGCCGAGTGGTCCTCTTCGAGGATAACGGTAAGGCCGTTATCCAGCTTTGTCTTCAGTATGGCCCTCTCCGCCAGCGCGTCCCGGCCTAGGACTATGGAAAGGGAGAGTATGGCGAGTACGGCCAGCTTCCTGTAGAGCCTCATTTAGTACCTCCGTAGTTTGATTGGTTATTAAGGATAGACTAAAATACGCGGTTTTTCAACATATATGTGTGACGGTTGACAGCCTTTGCCGTCTCTTATATGCTTGAACTATGGATATGGATAAAGAAAGCGCACTCGTGGTCGTGGACGTCCAGAACGATTTTTGCCCCGGCGGCGCGCTGGGCGTGGCGGAAGGGGACGCGGTGGTGGAGGTCCTGAACCGCTACATGGGGCTCTTCCGGGAGAGGGGGCTTCCGGTCTTTATAACCCGCGACTGGCACCCCCCCGAGACGAATCACTTCAAGGAGTTCGGGGGTGTGTGGCCGGTCCACTGCGTTCAAGGCACCCCGGGGGCCGAGCTCCATCCCGCCCTCAAACCCCCGGACGGGGTTACTCTCCTTACCAAGGGGGACAGGCCGGACGAGGACGCCTACTCGGTCTTCCAGGCCCGCGACCCGGAGGGGAGGGGGTTCAGTGAACTGCTCAGGGAGAGCGGCGTTACCCGCCTCTATATCGGAGGGCTCGCCACTGACTACTGCGTCAGGGAGACGGTGCTCGACGCCCTTCGGGAGGGTTTTAAAGTCACGGTCCTCGTCGACGCCGTTAAGGGGGTGGATCTAAAGCCCGGAGATTCGGAGAGGGCACTGGGCGAGATGAAAGAGGCCGGAGCGGATACGGTGACGCTTGAAGATCTTTCCTGAGAGGTAAGTGAACGGAGCACAAAAAAACCCCCCTCCCATTCGGGAGGGGGGTTTTTTAAGATATCTAAAAGGTAGTTACGGGCAGCCGATACACACAAGCGGCTCGGCGCTGGAGTCCGGGTCGCCGAGGAAGCCATAGGCGTCCGCCTGAGAGGCCCCGTTATTTATAAGGGCATCCGTAGTGGCCGCCACACTCGCCGCGGCGTGGGTGGATATGTAGAGCGCCGCCGCTCCGGCGACGTGAGGGGAGGCCATGCTCGTGCCGCTAATACTCTTATAGCCGCCGCCGACCCATGTGGAGTTTATATCCACCCCCGGCGCCGCGAGGTCCACGGCAACGCCGTAGTTGCTGAAGGACGCGAACGTATCGTCCGCACCCCAGCTCGTTTTTCCCGTCCATTTGCCGCCCGGCTTTCCGTCGTAGTCCGCTATGGCCGAGACGGTTACGACCTCGGGGTATGCCGCGGGGATGGAGTCGTATGCCCCTGGGTTTAAGGCGCTTCCCCCGCCGAGCGCCCCGTCACTCCCGTAGACGTCCCTTCTGCTGTTGCCCGCGGCCACGGCGTAGAGTATGCCGGCGGCAGTGCTGTTCTGAATCGCGAGACGGAGGGAGTTGCTTGTTCCGATGGCCCCGAGGCTCATGTTGGCGACCTCTACCTCGGAGGCGAACCTTGTGAGCCAGTCTATACCGGCTACCACGCCTGCGATGGAGCCGCCCCCGAACTTATCGAGTACCTTCACGGCCCATATCCTCGCACCCGGGGCCACACCTATGACGCCTTCGGAGTTATTCCTTGCCGCCGCGATCCCGGCCACGTGCGTGCCGTGGCCGTTGTTGTCCTTGCCGCCGGGCTTGCCCGTACCGGCGACGGTTACGCCCTTATGGAAGTTGATGTCCGGATGGCCCTTGTCCACCCCGGTGTCTATAATCGCTATGTCGACGTCCACGCCGTTCGCAGTCGGGCTGTCAGGCGCGACGTATATGCGGTCGATGCCCGTGGGGAGATCCTGTGGGGGCGGGGGTGTATCTCCGCCGCCGCCTCCGCCACCGTCCTTATTCTTGCCCGGGGGTCCGCCCGCCGGGGGAGCTATAGCCCAGACCACGAGGTCGGGCTCGACGAACTTTACCCTGGGGTCGGATGTTACGGCCCCGAGCCTCGCGCTCGGGATGGCCGCGGAAAAGCCCTTTAGCGCCACGCTATAGACGTGACGGGGGACCAGGCCGTGGGCCGAGGCCACATCCCGGGCGGCCGCCGCGCCATCCGCGTCGTCATGAAGTACCACTATGTAGCGGCCCGGTATGACGTTATTCGGCCCGGCAAGGGCTTCGGTCGAATACACGGCGAATAAAAAGGTTAGTGCGATGAATGAAAAGACCATCTTCTTCATATAGCCACCTCCGGGCTTATTCAGGTCAGGTTAAGGTTGCGCGAAATAATGGAAATAATGGAAATAATAGTCCAACTTTACTACAAAGCAGGGCTCAAGTCAATTGGTTTCAGCCCCACCTACCCGTGCTTCACCTTGAGCGCCAGGACGGTGCCCGCCAGGGCGAGGCTTATTGTGTTGGCCACGATTATCGGCAGGTCTTTGGTCGCAAAACCGTATAGCAGCCACAGGAAGATGCCGACGGTGAGGACGGCGTACATAAGGAGCGAGATATCCTCGGTCTTCCTCGTCTTAAGCGTCTTTCCGACCTGTGGCAGGAAGGAGGCCGTCGTGCACGCGGCCGCCACGAGCCCCAGTATTGTCGTCCAGCTGAACTCCATAGTCGTTCTAAACCCTCCTCTTCATTTTCTTCAATTGCGGGCCCGTAACCGTCGCGGGGTCGAGGAGCCTGTCCAGTTCCTCTTCGGAGAGGAGCCCCTTTTCGGCTATAAGCTCCCTCAAGGTAACCCCTCTCTCCACCGCGGCCCGTGCGACGGTCGCGGCGTTCCCGTAGCCTATGATCGGGTTAAGTACGGTCGCGAGGCCGATCGACCTCTCGAAATATTCGCGGCATCTCTCCCGGTCCGCCTCTATGCCCGTGACGCACCTTTCCGTAAAGGCCCTCATGCCGCCCGTGAGTATGTCCATGGACTGGAGGAGGTTATGGCTTATGACGGGCATCATGACGTTAAGCTCCAGTTGTCCGGCCTGCGAGGCCATGGCTATGGTGAGGTCGTTACCCACGACCTGGAACGACACCATGTTGAGCATCTCGGCCATGACGGGGTTCGCCTTGCCCGGCATGATGGAGGAGCCGGGCTGTACCGCGGGGAGGGTTATCTCGGAGAGCCCCGTCCTCGGGCCGGAGCTTAAGAGCCGGAGGTCGTTCGCTATGCGTATCAGCTCCACGGCGAGCGCCCTCAAGGCCCCGGACAGGTCGACGAACGGGGCCATGCTGTTCATCGCCTCTACCGTATCCGGCGCCGGTTTGAGACCCCGTATGCCGGAACTCCTCGACAGCGCCCTTACCACCATCCGGCGGTAGCGCGGGTGGGTATTGAGTCCCGTTCCCGCGGCCGAGCCTCCGATGCCGAGAGTTTTAAGGGCCCCGGTGGCTTCGGTTATCCGTGTCCTCCGTTTTTTTATGCACTCGGCGTACGAGGCGAACTCCTGGCCTAGGGTTATCGGTACGGCGTCCCGCAGGTGCGTCCTCGCGGATTTTATGACGCGGCCGAAGGCGCGGCCCTTGCGCTTGAGCTCCCTTTCGAGGCCGCTTAGCGATTCCGTGAGCCCCCCGGAGAGCATGAGTGCCGAGAGCTTCATGGCCGTTGGGAAGGTGTCGTTGGTGGACTGGGCCATGTTGACGTGGTCGTTGGGGTGGACGACCGTGTAGTCGCCCCTGCGGCCGCCGAGGAGCTCCGTGGCGCGGTTGGCGATAACCTCGTTGGCGTTCATGTTGTGCGAGGTGCCGGCCCCGGCCTGAAAGACGTCCACGACGAACTCCCGGTGGAGTCCTCCCCTTATTATCTCGTCCGTGGCCCTTATTATGGCGCGTGCGGTTTTTTTACTCAGAAGGCCAAGCTCGGAGTTGACCTCGGCGGCGGCTCTCTTTATCATGGCCGTGGCTATGATGAGCTCTCGCCTCGGAGGGATGCCGCTGATGTCGAAGTTCTCACGGGCGCGCTCGGTCTGTACGCCGTAGTAGGCGCCCCGGGGGACGGCCTTCTCTCCGAGAGGGTCGCTCTCGATCCGGACCTTTATCTTCTTTTTTGTCGTCTTTGCCATTACCATTATTACCAGGGAGGTGGACG
Proteins encoded in this region:
- a CDS encoding pitrilysin family protein → MRLYRKLAVLAILSLSIVLGRDALAERAILKTKLDNGLTVILEEDHSAPVAAFQMWVRVGSADEKEKEAGIAHVFEHMLFKGTEKRGVGEIAKEVEGAGGYVNAYTSYDNTVYHLAVASRFFSAGLDIMSDAIRNSTFDPVELKKELQVVLEEIRMGEDNPGRKLYKTILETAYTTHPYKRHVIGSRETVEALTRDYILEFFGKWYVPNNMTLVVVGDFDGEEALAEIKESFKGFNKGSDPHTPRPVEPPQTETRAVVSVESIAQTHMGMAFHIPELR
- a CDS encoding S8 family serine peptidase — encoded protein: MKKMVFSFIALTFLFAVYSTEALAGPNNVIPGRYIVVLHDDADGAAAARDVASAHGLVPRHVYSVALKGFSAAIPSARLGAVTSDPRVKFVEPDLVVWAIAPPAGGPPGKNKDGGGGGGGDTPPPPQDLPTGIDRIYVAPDSPTANGVDVDIAIIDTGVDKGHPDINFHKGVTVAGTGKPGGKDNNGHGTHVAGIAAARNNSEGVIGVAPGARIWAVKVLDKFGGGSIAGVVAGIDWLTRFASEVEVANMSLGAIGTSNSLRLAIQNSTAAGILYAVAAGNSRRDVYGSDGALGGGSALNPGAYDSIPAAYPEVVTVSAIADYDGKPGGKWTGKTSWGADDTFASFSNYGVAVDLAAPGVDINSTWVGGGYKSISGTSMASPHVAGAAALYISTHAAASVAATTDALINNGASQADAYGFLGDPDSSAEPLVCIGCP
- the pncA gene encoding bifunctional nicotinamidase/pyrazinamidase, coding for MDKESALVVVDVQNDFCPGGALGVAEGDAVVEVLNRYMGLFRERGLPVFITRDWHPPETNHFKEFGGVWPVHCVQGTPGAELHPALKPPDGVTLLTKGDRPDEDAYSVFQARDPEGRGFSELLRESGVTRLYIGGLATDYCVRETVLDALREGFKVTVLVDAVKGVDLKPGDSERALGEMKEAGADTVTLEDLS
- a CDS encoding aspartate ammonia-lyase, with the translated sequence MAKTTKKKIKVRIESDPLGEKAVPRGAYYGVQTERARENFDISGIPPRRELIIATAMIKRAAAEVNSELGLLSKKTARAIIRATDEIIRGGLHREFVVDVFQAGAGTSHNMNANEVIANRATELLGGRRGDYTVVHPNDHVNMAQSTNDTFPTAMKLSALMLSGGLTESLSGLERELKRKGRAFGRVIKSARTHLRDAVPITLGQEFASYAECIKKRRTRITEATGALKTLGIGGSAAGTGLNTHPRYRRMVVRALSRSSGIRGLKPAPDTVEAMNSMAPFVDLSGALRALAVELIRIANDLRLLSSGPRTGLSEITLPAVQPGSSIMPGKANPVMAEMLNMVSFQVVGNDLTIAMASQAGQLELNVMMPVISHNLLQSMDILTGGMRAFTERCVTGIEADRERCREYFERSIGLATVLNPIIGYGNAATVARAAVERGVTLRELIAEKGLLSEEELDRLLDPATVTGPQLKKMKRRV
- a CDS encoding SemiSWEET transporter — translated: MEFSWTTILGLVAAACTTASFLPQVGKTLKTRKTEDISLLMYAVLTVGIFLWLLYGFATKDLPIIVANTISLALAGTVLALKVKHG